TGCCGGACAATTCCACATAACCTTGCGCACTGCTGCTCAGCCGTGAAGTGGGCGTATCCACAATCAAGCGATAGCGCCGGTATAAGCCCAACGCAAACCACAAACTCGCCAACGCAGGCAACAACAACCATTCACGCCCTACTTGCTGGGCCAGAAAAAAGCACCCCGCCCCCCAAAACAGCGCGAAACGCCAAGTGCTGGCAAGGTTCATCAACCCGCCCTTGCGTAATACCGCAAAGCGCTGATTTTGTGCGACGTTATACCAGTTTATGCCATCCGCATCGCCTGCAAATGGCGCAACCTGTTCAGGTTCCGGCAGTAAAGTGCGCAGCCACATCCACATCCGCGATTTCCTCAGACTTGAAACTCAACAAACGGAAGGGCTTAAAACTGAACGATTTGGCAATGATCAAATCGGGGAATTGTTCAATGCGGGTGTTATTGAGCGCGGCAGAATCGTTATAAAACTCGCGGCGATCCGCAATGCTGTCTTCCAAACCGGTAATGCGTTCGCGCAAATGCTGGAATGACTCGCTGGCTTTGAGTTCGGGGTAAGCTTCGGCAACGGCAAACAAATTTCCCAACCCAATGCGCAAGGCATTATCGGCAGCTTCCAACGCCCCCATATTGCCAAATTGCATCGCACTGACCACGCGGTTACGCGCTTCCATCACCTTTTGCAAGGTGGTTTGCTCGTATTCCATGTGTTCTTTGCACACCGCAATCAGCTTGGGTAACTCGGTATTGCGTTGTTTTAGCAATACCTCAATATTGCTCCATGCCTTTGCGGTATTATTTTTGAGTAACACCAATTGGTTATATAACAGGATGCCCCATAACAGCAGGCCACCCAACAGGGCGAAAAAGATAATGAGTCCGGTATTCATGGCGTTATTTTTATCAATAGTTTATCGGATTATACCAGTCTAGCAGCTAGTGGCAGGCGCTCCAACGTGGTATAGATGAGCGGTTATCATTACAGCAAAATACGGAGGACATCATGCAGACCCTATTGAAATTCTGGCTAACCTTACTGTGCTTACTACCGCTAGTCGGTCACAGCGCCGATCAATTTCCCACCCAACAAACCTTTGCCGGACAAAACCTAACCCTAAATGGCAAAGGCGTGCGCACCAAGGCATTTTTCAACCTCTACAACGCGGGTTTGTATGTGCAGCAAAAAAGCACCGATGCCAACGCCATCATCAGCGGCGATCAGCCCAGCGCCATGCGTTTGGAAATCACCTCAGCCATGATCACCAGCGAAAACATGGAATCAGCCGTGCGTGACGGTTTTAAGCACTCCAGCAATATCCCCGATATTCAGCCACGTATCGAACAATTAATCGCCGTGTTCAAAGAAGCCATTAAGGAAGGTGATGTCTATGATTTCATCTACACCCCCAGCAAGCTTGCCATTGTCAAAAATGGCAAACCGGCTGCCACGATTGCGGGGCATGACTTCAAACAAGCCCTGTTTAACATTTGGCTAGGGGAGCGACCGGTGCAAGCGAGTTTGAAAAAAGCCTTGTTGGGGCAGTAATTTAACGGTTTAAAAATAGCCGACCAGCCTCTGTAAGTCTGTATTGCTGCAAACGACTCTTAGGCTTATCGGGAATGGTCATTTCAAGCAAACCCTGCTCCAATAGCGGGGTGATGTGCCGTTTGTAATTCAGATAAACATTAGCCAACCCTGCCGCAGCCAATAACTCTTGCTTACTCCTGCTTCTGTATTGGCAATCAAGTAAAATAGCACTGACTTGCTCACTGACTTGCTCACTGACTTGCTCACTGACTTGCTCACTGACTTGCTCACTAGTATTGCTCTTATCGTATACCTTCAATGGTTGTTGTAATGGCACGATAAAACGTAAACGCATCCCGATTTCGAGAATCTGCAACTCCGGCAAACCTAGCTTTTCGGCTTCATTAAAAATACGCCTTACACCACTGCCCCACTAGATTTAGTGTAATTGTTCACATCCCGATGAAGAACCTCACCCCCCCGCCCCCTCTCCTTGACAGGCGAGGGGGAGCAAGAGTTGCATTGTTTATTAGCCCCTCTCCTGTCAAGGAGAGGGGTTGGGGTGAGGTTCTTTTAGATGGCGGTGAACAATTCCGTAATTAGTTCACGATCAGCTTGGCGGTTAGTAGAACCAAGACGCACGTACACACCATTCTCCGCCCCTTCACTTTTCAACCAATAACGTTTTCAACAGCGGTTTAGGTGAGGACAAATTTCGCTTGAACTCCAATGTTTTGCCTTCCGGCTGACGAATGAGAGCCTCAAAAAAGTCCATAACCCGTCACCCCTTGCGCTGCGCATCAATCACCGATGGCAATTGCAACAGCTTTTCCAGCACATCCCCAAGTTGTTGCACATCCCGGATTTCCAGGGTGAAATCCATCACTGCTAGGCAAGGGTCGTGAGTGTCGCGGGTATGCAGGCTGTGGATATTCACCTTTTCCTTGGCCAGCAGATTGGCAATATCACCCAACACGCCCGATTTGTTGTAGGTGGAAACCGTAATGTCTGCCGCATACGCTGCCGCGTGGTTGCCCCAGCCCACCTCGATAATGCGTTCCTCACGTTCCTTGCGTAAGTTAGCAAAGTCGGGGCAATCGGCACGGTGCACAATCACGCCACGCCCTTGCGACAAATACCCGCCGATCGCATCACCATTGACCGGGTGGCAACAGGTCGCCAACTGGGTATACAGCTTGCTAACCCCACGCACTTCAATACCGCTGCTCACCACATCTGGGCTACGGGTTTTCCGTAATTTGAATTCGGCTTCATGCGTATTCAGCAGGAAGCGGCGAATTTGCGCCGGGGACACTTCATTGCGCCCCACCGCAATCAGGAAATCACGCTCGCTAGGGCGGCTGAAATGCTGTGCCAGTTCCTTGTAATTCAACTTACCCAAGTTGAGCAGGTGACGTTCTTTATCGAGGATGCGTTCGCCATCTTTGGCGTTCTGTTCGTGGTTTTGCTGGCTAAACCACTGGCGTACTTTTTGGCGGGTACTGCCGGATTTCACGAAACCGAGTTCGGGTTTCATCCAATCCTGACGTGGATGCTCGTTTTTACTGGTAAGAATTTCGACCTGTTCGCCATTACGCAGCGCGTAATTGAGCGGCACAATATTGCCATTGACCTTTGCCCCCCGGCAACGATGCCCCACACTGGTGTGCACATGGTAAGCAAAATCCACGGGGGTTGAGCCTTTCGGCATGTCAATAATCCGCCCCTTGGGCGTAATCACAAATACCCGGTCGTTAAAGACTTCCGTGCGGAAATCTTCCATCAAATCACTGTCACTGTCGTTGCTATCCAATAAGCGGCGCATCGCATTGATCGCATCGCTCATGGCTTGGTCTTGCCGCCCGCCTTCTTTGTAATACCAGTGCGCTGCCACCCCTAATTCGGCGAAACGGTGCATCTCATGGGTACGGATTTGCACTTCCACAAATTTACTTTCCGGTCCCACCACCACGGTGTGGATCGACTCGTAACCATTCGGCTTGGAATTGCTAATATAATCATCGTATTCTTCGGGTATATGCCGCCAAGTGTTGTGTACGATGTCTAATACGCGATAGCAAGTGGCATGATCAGTCACCATCACCCGTACCGCACGCAAATCGTAGAGTTCATCAACACCTAGCTGCTTGCGGCTCATCTTCTTCCAAATGCTGTACAGGTGTTTGGGGCGACCATACACCTCGGCTTGAATGTCGTTTTTAACCAATAAATCCTTGAGGTTATGGATGAAATCGGCAATGTATTGCTCACGTTCAATGCGTTTACCGGCTAATGATTTGGCGATACTTTTGTAGGTGTCAGGGTGCAGGAAACGGAACGACAAATCCTCCAGTTCCCACTTGATTTGGCTAATACCCAAACGGTTCGCCAGCGGCGCGTACAAATCCATACTCAGCCGTGCCACACAACGGTGCAAATCCGACACTTCCTCCCGCGACAGCAAGCGCAGGTATTGCAAGCTCCACGCCAATTTAATCAACACCGTGCGGATGTCTTTAATCATTGCCATCAACATGCGCCGCAACTGCTCGCCTTGCTCCTGGCGGGAACTGCTGGGGTCAGTATTTTCCACACAATCACGGAAACGTTGCAGATTGCGCATGTCTTCACACAAACGCCGCACCGCTTGCCCGTATTCTTTTTCCACCACATCCAGCGTCAGGGTTTGTTGGAAACGGTTATCACATAGTAACGCTGCCATTAAGGTGGTTTGATCCACGTCCAAATGGCGCAAAATTTCGGCAACATCCAGGCTACAGGGTTGCAAAGGGTCAGTCGGCGGGGGGGATTGCAACAAATTATCAATGATTTGCCCAATCAGGTAAAAATCGCGCTCATTATCGGACACCCAAAAGCGTTCAATCCACGCCTGACGGGTTCGTGACTCGGTATCCGTGGTTCGGCTATGTCGCATGTCAGCAATGCCTCCTCTCTAACAAATAATTATTATTTATAGCTTTGTAATAACAGCCTCCAGTTGCGCAAGATGGTGAATGGTCGCATCCGGTTCCTGCCCGCCCGGCCATGCTTGGCGGTCAGGATTAAACCAAACGGTACGCAAACCTGCACTGGCTGCCCCCTGAATATCCCTCACCGGATCGTCGCCCACATAAACGGCCTGATGAGGAGAAATGCCTACGTGTTCTAATGCTTGATGGAAAATCGCCGGGTGAGGTTTCGCGACCCCGGCATCCGCAGAACTGTGGGCAAACTGAAACAAATGCCCAACGCCTATGTGATGGACACTGGCATTACCGTTACTGATAACCCCAAGCAAAAAGTGTGCCGAAAGTGATTCGAGCGCCTCCAACGCCCCTTCAAAGAAGGTCACT
The window above is part of the Thiothrix winogradskyi genome. Proteins encoded here:
- a CDS encoding LemA family protein, translating into MNTGLIIFFALLGGLLLWGILLYNQLVLLKNNTAKAWSNIEVLLKQRNTELPKLIAVCKEHMEYEQTTLQKVMEARNRVVSAMQFGNMGALEAADNALRIGLGNLFAVAEAYPELKASESFQHLRERITGLEDSIADRREFYNDSAALNNTRIEQFPDLIIAKSFSFKPFRLLSFKSEEIADVDVAAHFTAGT
- a CDS encoding chalcone isomerase family protein, with amino-acid sequence MQTLLKFWLTLLCLLPLVGHSADQFPTQQTFAGQNLTLNGKGVRTKAFFNLYNAGLYVQQKSTDANAIISGDQPSAMRLEITSAMITSENMESAVRDGFKHSSNIPDIQPRIEQLIAVFKEAIKEGDVYDFIYTPSKLAIVKNGKPAATIAGHDFKQALFNIWLGERPVQASLKKALLGQ
- a CDS encoding Fic family protein is translated as MQILEIGMRLRFIVPLQQPLKVYDKSNTSEQVSEQVSEQVSEQVSEQVSAILLDCQYRSRSKQELLAAAGLANVYLNYKRHITPLLEQGLLEMTIPDKPKSRLQQYRLTEAGRLFLNR
- a CDS encoding RelA/SpoT family protein; this translates as MRHSRTTDTESRTRQAWIERFWVSDNERDFYLIGQIIDNLLQSPPPTDPLQPCSLDVAEILRHLDVDQTTLMAALLCDNRFQQTLTLDVVEKEYGQAVRRLCEDMRNLQRFRDCVENTDPSSSRQEQGEQLRRMLMAMIKDIRTVLIKLAWSLQYLRLLSREEVSDLHRCVARLSMDLYAPLANRLGISQIKWELEDLSFRFLHPDTYKSIAKSLAGKRIEREQYIADFIHNLKDLLVKNDIQAEVYGRPKHLYSIWKKMSRKQLGVDELYDLRAVRVMVTDHATCYRVLDIVHNTWRHIPEEYDDYISNSKPNGYESIHTVVVGPESKFVEVQIRTHEMHRFAELGVAAHWYYKEGGRQDQAMSDAINAMRRLLDSNDSDSDLMEDFRTEVFNDRVFVITPKGRIIDMPKGSTPVDFAYHVHTSVGHRCRGAKVNGNIVPLNYALRNGEQVEILTSKNEHPRQDWMKPELGFVKSGSTRQKVRQWFSQQNHEQNAKDGERILDKERHLLNLGKLNYKELAQHFSRPSERDFLIAVGRNEVSPAQIRRFLLNTHEAEFKLRKTRSPDVVSSGIEVRGVSKLYTQLATCCHPVNGDAIGGYLSQGRGVIVHRADCPDFANLRKEREERIIEVGWGNHAAAYAADITVSTYNKSGVLGDIANLLAKEKVNIHSLHTRDTHDPCLAVMDFTLEIRDVQQLGDVLEKLLQLPSVIDAQRKG
- a CDS encoding HAD family hydrolase → MTIRCIAFDLDDTLWAVKPVIERAEHRFYGWLQQHYPRITENHSPHELIKHRMNYMQQYPELHYNLTCLRKNWLATLAQAHAYPDTLVEAGFEVFWLARNEVTFFEGALEALESLSAHFLLGVISNGNASVHHIGVGHLFQFAHSSADAGVAKPHPAIFHQALEHVGISPHQAVYVGDDPVRDIQGAASAGLRTVWFNPDRQAWPGGQEPDATIHHLAQLEAVITKL